A genomic segment from Nicotiana tabacum cultivar K326 chromosome 9, ASM71507v2, whole genome shotgun sequence encodes:
- the LOC107822261 gene encoding pathogenesis-related protein PR-1-like, with amino-acid sequence MSPYYLLVPLLVLSIISTTTNGLTQQTSYVTSVKKSNTIIQQFLTPQNTARSALRLKPLVWDKKLANYATWYANQRRYDCELIHSNGPYGENIFWGSGAGWSPSQAVSAWLAERRSYNYWYNSCNDGECGHYTQIVWRESRRIGCAKVTCFNGLGVFMTCNYDPPGNYIGERPY; translated from the coding sequence atgagCCCTTACTATCTTTTGGTCCCTCTTTTAGTACTCTCCATTATTTCAACAACCACAAATGGCCTAACACAGCAAACTAGCTATGTAACCTCTGTGAAAAAATCTAACACCATTATCCAACAATTCTTGACTCCTCAAAATACAGCTCGTTCAGCACTTAGGCTAAAACCATTAGTGTGGGACAAGAAATTGGCTAATTATGCAACATGGTATGCAAACCAAAGGAGATATGATTGTGAGTTGATTCACTCAAATGGACCATATGGTGAAAATATTTTCTGGGGTAGTGGTGCTGGGTGGTCGCCTAGCCAGGCCGTTTCGGCCTGGCTAGCGGAACGACGGTCGTATAACTATTGGTACAATAGTTGTAACGATGGAGAATGTGGCCATTATACGCAAATTGTGTGGAGAGAAAGTAGAAGAATTGGTTGTGCAAAAGTAACCTGTTTTAATGGATTGGGAGTTTTTATGACTTGCAATTATGACCCTCCTGGTAATTACATtggagaaaggccttactaa